The Peribacillus sp. FSL P2-0133 genome has a segment encoding these proteins:
- a CDS encoding carboxylesterase, translating into MKIKLQQPFTFEGGKRAVLLLHGFTGNSADVRMLGRYLEKQGYTCHAPHYKGHGVPPEELVKTGPEDWWKDVMMAYDFLKSKGHEEIAVAGLSLGGVFSLKLGYTVPIKGIVSMCAPMHIKSEEMMFKGVLEYAREFKKYEGKTQEQIELEMDLLADKPMNTLKALQELITDVREHVDLIYAPTFVVQGRHDDVINPKSADIIIDSIESPVKRIKWYEESGHVITLDKEKDQLHEDVLEFLESLDWSE; encoded by the coding sequence ATGAAAATCAAGCTGCAGCAGCCCTTTACTTTTGAAGGCGGAAAAAGGGCTGTCTTACTTTTACATGGATTTACGGGAAATTCGGCGGATGTACGGATGCTGGGCCGTTACTTGGAGAAACAGGGATACACCTGCCACGCCCCGCACTATAAAGGGCATGGCGTTCCGCCAGAAGAACTGGTGAAAACGGGTCCGGAAGATTGGTGGAAAGATGTCATGATGGCCTATGATTTTCTGAAAAGCAAAGGCCATGAAGAAATTGCTGTTGCCGGACTCTCATTAGGAGGCGTATTTTCTCTTAAATTAGGTTACACTGTACCTATAAAGGGTATCGTATCAATGTGTGCGCCTATGCATATTAAAAGTGAAGAAATGATGTTTAAAGGAGTATTGGAGTACGCCAGAGAATTTAAGAAGTATGAAGGGAAAACTCAAGAGCAAATAGAGCTTGAAATGGACCTCCTTGCCGATAAACCGATGAATACATTGAAAGCCCTTCAGGAATTGATAACGGATGTAAGAGAGCACGTCGACCTTATTTACGCTCCGACATTTGTCGTGCAGGGCCGGCATGATGATGTTATCAATCCAAAAAGTGCCGATATTATTATTGATTCCATTGAATCACCGGTCAAACGAATCAAGTGGTATGAAGAATCCGGCCATGTCATAACACTTGATAAAGAAAAAGACCAGTTGCATGAAGATGTATTGGAATTTTTAGAAAGTCTGGATTGGTCCGAATAA
- the secG gene encoding preprotein translocase subunit SecG, which yields MHAFLITLLVIVSIALIVTVLLQSGKSAGLSGAIAGGAEQLFGKQKARGLDLVLHRATIVLAILFFALTLLVAFFDV from the coding sequence ATGCATGCATTTCTCATAACGCTTTTAGTGATTGTCAGTATCGCCCTCATTGTGACGGTATTGCTTCAATCAGGTAAGAGTGCAGGTTTATCGGGTGCGATTGCCGGCGGTGCTGAGCAGCTATTCGGAAAGCAAAAGGCACGCGGTTTGGACCTAGTTTTACATCGTGCAACGATAGTATTGGCGATTTTATTCTTTGCTTTAACTTTACTTGTTGCTTTCTTTGATGTGTAA
- a CDS encoding M15 family metallopeptidase, with amino-acid sequence MLKPIFAATALSSFILMAGCSSDLTSDHEKEQKEEQPSSQDTETETETDKNDDSKESAQRQVDVDETAKPAQAGLQTLANPESIPVLVNKQYSLPEDYKPADLIYPKVDFIFQDKIEKRMMREEAGKALEKMFQAAEKDSMHFAGVSAYRSHQTQITVFNNYVAKDGEEKAKTYSAMPGTSEHETGLAIDVTTHDGACAAQDCFGDTNEAAWLAEHAHEYGFIIRYPEGKENITGYKYEPWHIRYVGVATATEIFEAKITLEEYYNAVPVEAVSNK; translated from the coding sequence ATGTTAAAACCTATATTTGCAGCAACCGCTCTATCATCTTTCATTCTGATGGCTGGCTGTTCATCAGACCTGACAAGCGATCATGAAAAAGAGCAAAAAGAAGAACAACCGAGCTCCCAGGATACGGAGACGGAGACAGAAACCGACAAGAATGATGATTCAAAAGAATCGGCCCAACGCCAGGTGGATGTTGATGAAACGGCTAAACCCGCACAGGCTGGCCTTCAGACGTTAGCCAATCCGGAAAGCATACCTGTACTTGTCAATAAACAATACAGTCTTCCTGAAGATTATAAACCCGCTGACCTCATCTACCCAAAAGTGGATTTCATCTTTCAAGATAAAATCGAAAAAAGAATGATGCGCGAAGAAGCGGGGAAGGCTCTTGAAAAAATGTTCCAAGCTGCCGAAAAAGACAGCATGCACTTCGCCGGCGTTTCCGCATACCGCTCACACCAAACACAAATCACCGTCTTTAATAACTATGTGGCTAAGGACGGGGAAGAAAAAGCGAAAACCTACAGCGCAATGCCTGGGACAAGCGAGCATGAAACGGGCCTAGCGATTGATGTCACGACCCACGATGGTGCATGCGCTGCACAAGACTGCTTCGGTGATACGAATGAAGCGGCCTGGCTTGCTGAACATGCACATGAATACGGATTTATCATCCGCTACCCTGAAGGCAAGGAAAACATCACAGGGTATAAATACGAACCATGGCACATCCGTTATGTTGGTGTGGCTACCGCAACTGAAATCTTTGAAGCGAAGATTACATTAGAAGAATACTATAATGCCGTACCAGTGGAAGCTGTATCGAATAAATAA
- the eno gene encoding phosphopyruvate hydratase: protein MPYIEHVYAREVLDSRGNPTIEVEIQTESGYFGRAIVPSGASTGEHEAVELRDGDKSRYLGKGVQKAVDNVNDIIAEAVIGLDVTNQAGLDLTMIELDGTENKGNLGANAILGVSMAAAHAAAEFSGLPLYRYLGGFNAKQLPTPMMNIINGGSHADNNVDFQEFMILPVGAPSFKEAVRMGAEVFHALKSVLSAKGLNTAVGDEGGFAPNLGSNREALQVIIEAIEKAGYKAGEDIYLGMDVASSEFYNKETGKYDLAGEGRNGVTSEEMVAFYEELVNEFPILSIEDGLDENDWEGHKLLTERIGSKVQLVGDDLFVTNTKKLAEGIEKGIGNSILIKVNQIGTLTETFDAIEMAKRAGYTAVVSHRSGETEDATIADIAVATNAGQIKTGSMSRTDRIAKYNQLLRIEDQLGDLAVYGGLKSFYNLKK from the coding sequence ATGCCGTACATCGAACATGTATATGCACGCGAAGTGCTAGATTCCCGTGGTAATCCAACAATAGAAGTAGAAATCCAAACAGAGTCCGGATACTTCGGACGTGCAATCGTACCATCAGGTGCTTCAACAGGGGAACACGAAGCGGTTGAGCTTCGTGACGGAGATAAATCTCGTTACCTGGGTAAAGGGGTACAAAAAGCAGTCGATAATGTAAATGATATCATTGCTGAAGCTGTCATCGGTTTGGATGTAACGAACCAAGCAGGCCTTGACCTTACTATGATTGAATTGGATGGCACTGAAAACAAAGGAAACCTGGGAGCTAATGCAATCCTTGGCGTGTCAATGGCTGCTGCCCATGCCGCTGCGGAATTTTCAGGTTTACCATTGTATCGTTACCTTGGAGGGTTCAATGCGAAACAACTTCCAACTCCAATGATGAACATCATTAACGGCGGATCACATGCCGATAACAATGTTGACTTCCAGGAATTCATGATCCTTCCTGTAGGCGCTCCTAGCTTCAAAGAAGCAGTTCGTATGGGTGCTGAAGTATTCCATGCATTGAAATCTGTCCTTTCTGCCAAAGGCTTGAATACGGCAGTCGGCGATGAAGGCGGCTTTGCGCCAAACCTTGGTTCAAACCGTGAAGCACTGCAAGTCATCATCGAGGCAATTGAAAAAGCTGGCTACAAAGCAGGCGAAGATATCTACCTTGGCATGGATGTAGCTTCATCTGAATTCTATAACAAAGAAACAGGCAAATATGATCTTGCAGGCGAAGGCCGCAATGGCGTTACATCCGAAGAAATGGTTGCTTTCTATGAAGAGCTAGTGAATGAGTTCCCTATTCTCTCCATCGAAGACGGCCTGGATGAAAATGACTGGGAAGGCCACAAACTTTTAACGGAACGCATCGGTTCTAAAGTTCAACTTGTTGGTGACGATCTTTTCGTAACGAACACGAAAAAATTGGCTGAAGGCATCGAAAAAGGCATCGGTAACTCCATCCTGATCAAAGTGAACCAAATTGGTACACTGACAGAAACGTTTGATGCAATCGAAATGGCTAAACGCGCAGGCTACACTGCAGTCGTTTCCCACCGTTCCGGTGAAACGGAAGATGCAACGATCGCTGATATTGCCGTTGCAACAAACGCAGGACAAATCAAAACTGGTTCAATGTCCCGTACAGACCGTATCGCTAAATATAACCAACTTCTTCGCATCGAAGACCAACTTGGTGACTTGGCTGTATATGGCGGCTTGAAATCTTTCTATAACTTGAAGAAGTAA
- the gpmI gene encoding 2,3-bisphosphoglycerate-independent phosphoglycerate mutase → MSKSPVALIILDGFGCRNEEKGNAVFHAKKPNFDRFWEQYPHSHLTASGEAVGLPAGQMGNSEVGHLNIGAGRIVYQSLTRVNLAIREGEFAQNPTLVDAMSYTKEKGTDLHLFGLLSDGGVHSHIDHMYALLKLAAKEGVKNVYVHAFLDGRDVGPKTAQGYIKEAEAKMKEIGVGQFATISGRYYSMDRDKRWERVEKSYRSMVYGDGPAYSSAMECVEDSYEHGIFDEFVIPSVITAEDGKPVATIKDDDAVIFYNFRPDRAIQISNTFTNEDFRSFDRGPGHPKHLHFVCLTHFSETVDGYVAFNPTNLDNTLGEVLSQNQLTQLRIAETEKYPHVTFFMSGGREEKFPGEERILINSPKVATYDLQPEMSAYEVTDALVEQIEADRFDAILLNFANPDMVGHSGMLEPTIKAIETVDECLGRIVDLIVSKGGTAIITADHGNADEVVTLEGNPMTAHTTNPVPVIITKNQVTLRTGGILGDLAPTMLDLLGVEKPVEMTGKSLLSK, encoded by the coding sequence ATGAGTAAGTCGCCTGTGGCACTTATCATCTTAGACGGTTTTGGCTGCCGTAACGAAGAAAAGGGAAATGCTGTTTTTCATGCGAAAAAACCGAATTTTGACCGTTTTTGGGAACAGTATCCTCATTCCCATTTAACTGCAAGCGGGGAAGCGGTCGGCTTGCCTGCAGGTCAAATGGGGAACTCAGAAGTGGGGCATTTGAATATCGGGGCAGGACGGATCGTTTATCAAAGTCTGACCCGTGTGAACCTGGCTATCCGTGAAGGCGAGTTTGCACAAAACCCAACTTTGGTCGATGCCATGAGCTATACCAAAGAAAAAGGCACGGACCTTCATCTTTTCGGTCTTCTTTCAGATGGCGGCGTGCACAGTCATATTGATCATATGTATGCCCTGCTGAAATTGGCCGCAAAAGAAGGAGTTAAAAATGTATATGTACATGCATTCTTAGATGGCCGTGATGTCGGACCGAAAACGGCGCAGGGTTATATTAAGGAAGCGGAAGCGAAAATGAAGGAAATCGGTGTTGGTCAGTTTGCGACCATATCCGGAAGATATTATTCGATGGACCGTGATAAGCGCTGGGAACGTGTGGAGAAATCCTACCGTTCGATGGTGTATGGTGATGGCCCTGCTTACTCTTCTGCAATGGAATGTGTCGAGGATTCCTACGAACATGGTATATTTGACGAGTTCGTGATACCTTCAGTCATAACGGCGGAAGACGGTAAGCCGGTGGCGACGATTAAAGATGATGATGCCGTAATCTTTTATAACTTCCGTCCAGACCGGGCGATCCAGATTTCCAATACGTTCACGAATGAGGATTTTCGCTCATTTGACCGCGGTCCTGGACATCCAAAGCATCTCCATTTTGTCTGCTTGACACATTTTTCGGAAACAGTTGACGGATATGTTGCATTTAATCCGACAAATCTTGATAATACATTAGGGGAAGTACTTTCCCAAAACCAGCTAACCCAGCTTCGTATCGCTGAAACTGAAAAATATCCACATGTGACGTTTTTCATGAGCGGCGGACGTGAAGAGAAGTTTCCTGGTGAAGAGAGGATTTTAATTAATTCTCCGAAAGTCGCTACATATGATTTACAACCTGAAATGAGTGCTTATGAAGTGACGGATGCATTGGTGGAACAGATTGAGGCTGATCGTTTTGATGCCATTCTCTTGAATTTTGCCAACCCGGACATGGTTGGTCATTCAGGGATGCTAGAGCCTACCATTAAAGCGATTGAAACAGTGGATGAATGCCTAGGCAGGATTGTCGATTTAATCGTCTCAAAAGGCGGTACAGCAATCATTACCGCTGACCACGGAAATGCTGATGAAGTCGTAACGCTTGAAGGCAATCCCATGACAGCCCATACTACGAATCCCGTGCCTGTCATTATCACTAAAAATCAGGTAACATTAAGAACAGGTGGTATCTTAGGCGATTTAGCTCCAACGATGCTTGATTTGCTTGGAGTCGAAAAACCTGTTGAAATGACAGGGAAATCCCTATTATCTAAATAA
- the tpiA gene encoding triose-phosphate isomerase, which produces MRKPIIAGNWKMNKTLSEATAFLEEVSNLIPKQDVIDTVVCAPALFLDQLVQAAKGTDVKIGAQNMHFEESGAFTGEISPIALADLGVSYVILGHSERREMFNETDEAVNKKAHAAFAHQLTPIVCCGETLEQREAGETNDFVGSQIEKGLAGLSDDQLKQAVIAYEPIWAIGTGKSSSAQDANEVCAHIRSVVADKFSNEAAAAIRIQYGGSVKPENIKEYMAQPDIDGALVGGASLKSDSFLQLLEAGHYE; this is translated from the coding sequence ATGCGTAAACCGATTATTGCAGGAAACTGGAAAATGAATAAAACACTATCTGAAGCGACTGCCTTTTTAGAAGAAGTGAGCAATTTGATTCCGAAGCAAGATGTAATTGATACGGTTGTATGTGCTCCAGCTTTATTTTTGGATCAGCTGGTTCAAGCAGCAAAAGGAACCGATGTGAAAATCGGGGCGCAGAACATGCACTTTGAAGAAAGCGGTGCTTTCACAGGCGAAATCAGCCCAATCGCATTGGCTGATCTTGGTGTATCCTACGTCATACTTGGTCATTCTGAGCGCCGGGAAATGTTCAACGAAACGGATGAAGCCGTTAATAAAAAAGCTCATGCCGCTTTTGCCCACCAGTTGACCCCGATCGTTTGCTGCGGTGAAACACTTGAGCAAAGGGAAGCTGGCGAAACGAATGATTTCGTAGGCAGTCAGATTGAAAAAGGCCTGGCAGGATTATCTGACGATCAATTGAAACAAGCCGTTATTGCTTATGAGCCGATTTGGGCGATTGGAACAGGAAAATCGTCATCTGCTCAAGATGCAAATGAAGTTTGTGCGCATATCCGCTCAGTTGTTGCCGACAAATTTTCAAATGAAGCAGCTGCAGCCATCCGAATTCAGTACGGTGGCAGTGTAAAACCTGAGAATATTAAAGAGTACATGGCACAACCTGATATAGACGGTGCGTTGGTTGGCGGTGCAAGCTTGAAATCCGATTCATTTTTACAATTGCTGGAGGCTGGTCACTATGAGTAA
- a CDS encoding phosphoglycerate kinase, with the protein MNKKSIKDIELKGKRVFCRVDFNVPMQDGKISDDTRIKAALPTISYLTEQGAKVILASHLGRPKGQVVEELRLAPVAKRLSELSGKDVQKAEEAYGETVQSIIDNMQNGEILLLENVRFYPGEEKNDQELAKSFAALADVYVNDAFGAAHRAHASTEGIAHHLPAVAGLLMEKELSVLGKALSNPERPFTAIIGGAKVKDKIGVIENLLEKVDHLIIGGGLGYTFIKAQGHEIGNSLLEEDKIELAKSFIESAKEKGVKLHLPIDAVVTAEFSPDAEAENVDIDAIPHDKMALDIGPKTSDLFADVIKSSKLVIWNGPMGVFEFDKFANGTRTVASALAEAKDTYSIVGGGDSAAAAEKFGLAEKMSHISTGGGASLEFMEGKELPGVVALNDK; encoded by the coding sequence ATGAATAAAAAGTCGATTAAAGATATTGAATTAAAGGGGAAACGCGTATTTTGCCGTGTTGATTTCAATGTGCCGATGCAGGACGGAAAGATTTCGGATGATACTAGAATCAAAGCAGCACTGCCGACGATTTCCTATCTGACAGAACAGGGAGCTAAAGTCATCTTAGCCAGCCACCTTGGCCGTCCTAAAGGACAAGTTGTTGAAGAATTGCGTCTAGCACCTGTTGCAAAAAGACTAAGCGAACTTAGTGGCAAAGACGTGCAAAAGGCAGAAGAAGCTTACGGAGAGACCGTGCAATCAATCATTGATAACATGCAAAATGGCGAGATCTTGTTGTTGGAAAACGTTCGTTTCTATCCAGGAGAAGAGAAGAACGATCAAGAATTGGCGAAGTCTTTTGCTGCACTGGCTGATGTTTATGTTAACGATGCATTCGGAGCTGCGCATCGTGCACATGCTTCAACTGAAGGAATAGCACACCATCTCCCAGCTGTTGCCGGATTGCTGATGGAAAAAGAGCTTTCTGTACTAGGAAAAGCCCTATCGAACCCGGAACGTCCTTTTACAGCTATAATTGGCGGAGCAAAAGTAAAGGATAAGATAGGCGTTATCGAAAACCTTTTAGAAAAAGTCGATCACTTGATCATTGGTGGTGGTCTGGGTTATACATTCATTAAAGCGCAAGGTCATGAAATCGGTAATTCTTTATTGGAAGAAGACAAAATAGAATTGGCCAAATCTTTCATCGAAAGTGCAAAAGAAAAAGGGGTAAAACTCCATTTGCCTATCGATGCAGTCGTAACGGCTGAATTTTCACCTGATGCAGAGGCAGAGAATGTCGATATCGATGCTATTCCACATGATAAAATGGCTCTTGATATCGGTCCAAAAACAAGTGATTTATTTGCGGATGTAATCAAAAGTTCTAAGCTAGTGATTTGGAATGGACCAATGGGTGTATTCGAGTTCGATAAATTTGCGAATGGAACGAGAACGGTTGCTAGTGCCTTGGCGGAAGCAAAAGATACGTACAGCATTGTAGGCGGAGGGGATTCAGCCGCAGCTGCAGAAAAGTTTGGCCTGGCTGAAAAGATGTCCCATATTTCAACTGGCGGCGGTGCATCTCTTGAGTTCATGGAAGGCAAAGAGTTGCCTGGCGTTGTGGCCTTGAACGATAAATAA
- the gap gene encoding type I glyceraldehyde-3-phosphate dehydrogenase, producing MAVKVGINGFGRIGRNVFRAALSNPGVEIVAINDLTDANMLAHLLQYDTIHGSLNEKVTVDGDYLVVDGHKVKVLAERDPAQLAWGELGVEVVVESTGRFTKRADAAKHLEAGAKKVIISAPASDEDITIVMGVNEDKYDAANHHVISNASCTTNCLAPFAKVLHEQFGIKRGMMTTVHSYTNDQQILDLPHKDYRRARAAAENIIPTTTGAAKAVALVLPELKGKLNGMAMRVPTPNVSVVDLVAELEKDTTVEEVNAAFKKASEGELKGILEYSELPLVSTDYNGNPSSSTIDALSTMVMEGNMVKVLSWYDNETGYSSRVVDLIDYLAKKGL from the coding sequence ATGGCAGTAAAAGTTGGTATTAATGGTTTTGGACGTATTGGACGTAATGTATTTCGTGCAGCATTGAGTAATCCTGGGGTAGAGATTGTTGCTATTAACGACTTAACGGATGCTAATATGTTAGCGCACCTTCTTCAATACGATACAATTCATGGATCTCTTAATGAAAAAGTAACAGTTGATGGGGATTACCTTGTTGTTGATGGTCACAAAGTAAAAGTATTGGCTGAACGTGATCCTGCACAATTAGCATGGGGTGAACTAGGAGTAGAAGTAGTTGTAGAATCTACAGGACGTTTCACTAAACGTGCGGATGCAGCTAAACATTTAGAAGCTGGCGCGAAAAAAGTAATCATCTCTGCTCCTGCATCTGATGAAGATATCACGATTGTCATGGGTGTAAATGAAGACAAATATGATGCAGCAAACCACCATGTAATCTCTAATGCTTCTTGTACAACGAACTGCTTGGCTCCATTTGCTAAAGTGCTTCATGAACAATTCGGAATCAAACGCGGTATGATGACTACTGTTCACTCTTATACAAATGATCAGCAAATCCTTGATTTGCCTCATAAAGATTACCGCCGTGCACGTGCAGCTGCCGAGAATATCATTCCTACAACAACTGGGGCAGCAAAAGCTGTTGCACTTGTCCTTCCTGAACTTAAAGGGAAATTGAATGGTATGGCAATGCGCGTACCTACTCCAAACGTTTCTGTTGTCGACCTTGTTGCAGAGCTTGAAAAAGACACAACAGTTGAAGAAGTTAATGCAGCTTTCAAAAAGGCTTCTGAAGGCGAATTAAAAGGAATTCTTGAGTACAGCGAACTTCCGTTAGTATCAACTGACTATAACGGTAACCCATCATCATCTACAATTGATGCCCTTTCCACAATGGTAATGGAAGGAAACATGGTTAAAGTATTATCTTGGTATGACAATGAAACAGGATATTCTAGCCGTGTTGTGGATTTGATCGACTATTTGGCTAAAAAAGGATTGTAA
- a CDS encoding sugar-binding domain-containing protein, with protein sequence MRTLLEVQRKLLPDFLLVMQKRYDILRYIKMMQPVGRRSLSVSLNLTERTLRGEVDFLKSQNLVNIFSSGMTLTDEGIEILDKLEGIMREVMGIDIMERQLQDLLQVDEVIIVSGNCDETPWVKKELGKACANRMKREWNSKNIIAVTGGSTMAEVANSLSPDEASKKLIFVPARGGIGEAVQNQANTIVEKMAQKAQASYRVLYVPDQLSGEVYASFQKEPAIKEVISQIKSADMIIHGIGDAMAMAERRNSSPEMLKKLLDGNAVGEAFGYYYDENGKVVHKVLTVGIQLDDLSPEKRVITVAGGKTKAKAIRSYMKGAPSSTVLITDEAAAQELIQGNYTP encoded by the coding sequence ATGCGTACATTACTCGAGGTACAAAGAAAATTATTACCAGATTTCCTTCTGGTTATGCAAAAAAGATATGATATCCTGCGTTATATCAAAATGATGCAGCCGGTTGGAAGGCGCAGTCTGTCCGTGAGCCTTAATTTGACAGAACGGACGCTTAGAGGCGAGGTTGATTTTCTGAAAAGTCAGAACCTGGTTAACATATTCAGCTCTGGCATGACGCTGACTGATGAAGGGATTGAAATCCTGGATAAGTTAGAAGGAATAATGCGTGAAGTAATGGGTATAGACATAATGGAACGGCAATTGCAGGATTTGTTACAAGTGGATGAGGTCATTATTGTCTCAGGAAATTGTGATGAGACCCCATGGGTGAAAAAAGAATTGGGTAAAGCTTGTGCAAACCGTATGAAACGGGAATGGAACTCAAAGAATATCATTGCGGTTACTGGCGGATCGACAATGGCCGAAGTGGCTAATTCGTTGTCACCTGATGAAGCGTCGAAGAAATTGATATTTGTCCCTGCCCGCGGGGGAATTGGTGAAGCAGTGCAGAATCAGGCCAATACGATTGTTGAAAAAATGGCACAGAAGGCACAGGCCTCATACAGAGTGTTATATGTACCCGATCAATTAAGCGGTGAGGTTTATGCTTCGTTTCAGAAGGAACCTGCAATTAAAGAAGTGATTTCCCAAATTAAATCTGCTGATATGATCATTCATGGAATCGGTGATGCCATGGCGATGGCAGAGAGAAGAAATTCTTCGCCTGAAATGTTAAAGAAGCTGTTAGATGGAAATGCTGTAGGAGAGGCGTTCGGTTATTATTACGATGAAAACGGCAAAGTTGTTCATAAAGTTTTGACAGTCGGCATCCAGTTAGATGATCTTAGCCCTGAAAAGCGAGTGATAACTGTGGCAGGTGGCAAAACTAAAGCAAAGGCTATCCGTTCCTACATGAAAGGCGCACCTTCATCAACCGTTTTGATCACGGATGAAGCGGCGGCACAAGAGTTAATTCAGGGGAATTACACCCCTTAA
- a CDS encoding glutaredoxin family protein, whose product MESNAFVLYSRDKCPLCDKAKRVLEEVKAESGIGYKEIDIHTDDDLLEKFGLMIPVVEWKDDIVQFGNVDKSALNRLLEK is encoded by the coding sequence TTGGAATCAAATGCGTTTGTTTTATATAGTAGGGATAAATGCCCGTTATGTGATAAAGCCAAGCGGGTACTTGAAGAAGTGAAGGCGGAGTCGGGCATAGGCTATAAGGAAATCGATATCCATACCGATGATGATTTGCTAGAAAAATTCGGGCTGATGATTCCTGTCGTAGAATGGAAAGATGATATCGTTCAATTCGGAAATGTTGATAAATCAGCTCTAAATAGGCTTTTGGAAAAATAA
- the rpoN gene encoding RNA polymerase factor sigma-54, translating into MSMNMKAGLFQQQTLKMAMTQELMQAITLLQYSSQELSAFLENKMVENPLLSIDQPTSSIFQPTFDRKKGKRTLKNTYDANYWIEQISEDTLSLEQHIMSQVNHQQFSGEQQKAMLLLIHNLDENGYLRTQLDDICVPGISPAVLEESLSILQELEPHGIGARNLQECLLLQVIAEGENLLAESIIENHFLDFAEKRWKDLSKKIGVTMKEIQEVFDYVQTLNPRPASLFFQEKPSYIVPDVVVEVRDGMLLVGNYDGNTPNLNVDKGYLNRMKSHKDQGVQRFIQDKWQEYQWISRGIQQRKETILKVIQCIVEKQPACFHHGLNYLKPMTMKEIADEIGIHESTVSRAVKGKYVQTPFGTIEMRIFFTTSLQSVGLDEDMSGMQAKKSLQAAINGENKQKPLSDQDLVERLKEEHGIILARRTVAKYREQLGIPSSSKRKRYD; encoded by the coding sequence ATGAGTATGAATATGAAAGCAGGACTTTTTCAACAGCAAACATTAAAGATGGCAATGACCCAGGAGCTTATGCAAGCTATTACATTGCTGCAATACTCCTCGCAGGAGCTATCGGCTTTTCTAGAAAATAAAATGGTGGAGAATCCATTACTGTCCATAGATCAGCCAACATCTTCTATATTTCAGCCAACTTTTGACCGGAAAAAGGGTAAACGGACTCTTAAAAATACGTATGATGCCAACTATTGGATTGAACAGATCAGTGAAGATACTTTATCGCTTGAACAGCATATCATGTCCCAGGTGAATCACCAGCAGTTTTCAGGTGAGCAGCAGAAGGCAATGCTTCTATTAATTCATAACCTTGATGAAAACGGTTACTTGAGGACTCAACTGGATGATATATGCGTCCCAGGCATATCTCCGGCGGTTTTGGAAGAGAGTCTCTCGATATTACAGGAACTCGAGCCGCATGGCATTGGAGCGAGAAACCTTCAAGAGTGCCTTTTGCTTCAGGTGATAGCAGAGGGGGAGAACCTGCTTGCAGAATCGATCATAGAAAATCATTTCCTCGATTTTGCTGAAAAGCGTTGGAAAGACCTAAGTAAGAAAATCGGTGTTACAATGAAGGAGATTCAAGAAGTCTTTGATTATGTCCAGACGTTGAACCCGCGTCCGGCTTCACTCTTTTTTCAGGAAAAGCCTTCTTATATAGTGCCGGATGTGGTCGTGGAAGTTCGGGATGGCATGCTGCTTGTTGGGAATTATGATGGTAACACACCCAATCTTAATGTGGATAAAGGGTATTTAAACCGAATGAAGAGCCATAAGGATCAGGGAGTTCAACGGTTTATCCAGGATAAGTGGCAGGAATACCAATGGATCTCCAGAGGGATTCAACAAAGAAAAGAAACTATATTGAAGGTCATTCAGTGCATCGTCGAAAAACAGCCGGCGTGCTTTCATCATGGCCTGAACTATTTGAAGCCGATGACGATGAAAGAAATAGCTGACGAAATTGGTATACATGAGTCCACAGTAAGCCGGGCGGTTAAAGGGAAATACGTGCAGACACCATTTGGCACGATAGAGATGCGGATATTTTTCACTACTTCTTTACAGTCAGTCGGCCTTGATGAGGATATGTCGGGCATGCAAGCAAAAAAGAGCCTGCAGGCAGCCATCAATGGGGAAAATAAACAAAAGCCGCTTTCGGATCAAGACCTGGTAGAACGGTTGAAAGAGGAGCATGGAATTATCTTGGCACGCCGAACCGTTGCCAAATACCGTGAACAATTAGGGATCCCTTCTTCATCTAAACGAAAAAGATATGATTGA